One Paenibacillus riograndensis SBR5 DNA segment encodes these proteins:
- a CDS encoding biotin--[acetyl-CoA-carboxylase] ligase, with amino-acid sequence MNRNERLRLAGGRDTFVPGWLDRVQLLETVVSTQEEAKKLAESGAPQGTTVRAEEQTGGRGRMGRKWHSPRGKGIWMSVVLRPELPLSLTPQLTLLAGVAVCLAIREVTGVQAGIKWPNDLLAGGRKICGILLESSLREGRLHYAIAGIGIAANLTEEDYPPDLQGIGTSLLIEGGGIPVDRSALTAAVLTELEYLYLVYREQGFAPIRELWESMSVTLGRQVGFNTPQGRCEGTAVGLDDNGGLLLKDGTGSVVSVLSGEIEMI; translated from the coding sequence ATGAATCGTAATGAGAGGCTCCGGCTGGCGGGGGGGCGGGATACTTTTGTACCCGGCTGGCTGGACCGTGTGCAGCTGCTGGAAACCGTGGTGTCCACGCAGGAAGAGGCTAAAAAGCTTGCGGAAAGCGGCGCTCCCCAAGGCACCACCGTCCGGGCGGAAGAACAGACCGGCGGAAGGGGGCGGATGGGCCGGAAATGGCATTCTCCGCGCGGCAAAGGCATCTGGATGAGCGTGGTGCTGCGCCCGGAGCTTCCCTTGTCATTAACTCCGCAGCTTACCCTGCTGGCCGGGGTTGCCGTCTGCTTAGCCATCCGGGAGGTCACGGGTGTCCAGGCAGGGATTAAGTGGCCGAATGACCTGCTGGCGGGCGGGCGCAAAATATGCGGCATCCTGCTGGAATCCTCCCTGCGTGAAGGCAGGCTTCATTATGCAATCGCCGGTATTGGGATTGCAGCCAATCTGACGGAAGAAGATTACCCGCCGGATTTGCAGGGCATCGGCACCTCGCTGCTGATCGAAGGCGGCGGCATTCCTGTTGACCGTTCAGCGCTTACAGCGGCTGTCCTGACCGAACTGGAGTACTTATATCTGGTATACAGGGAACAGGGATTTGCGCCGATCCGTGAACTGTGGGAGTCTATGTCAGTTACACTCGGGCGCCAAGTGGGCTTTAATACCCCGCAGGGACGCTGTGAGGGGACCGCTGTGGGACTGGACGATAATGGAGGTCTGCTGCTTAAGGACGGCACGGGGAGCGTCGTCAGTGTACTCTCTGGAGAAATAGAGATGATCTGA
- a CDS encoding CCA tRNA nucleotidyltransferase: protein MAPSGMVAAGNLVLAGLLEQGYEAYFVGGCVRDELLGRPVHDMDLTTSAWPEEVMAIFPRCVPTGLAHGTITVLQDGWSFEVTTYRTESGYADHRRPEQVLFVSDVKEDLRRRDFTINAMCRGLDGVVVDPYGGQEDSERRLIRCVGDAEARFGEDALRMLRCVRFASVLDFSIAKNTWRGLLRQRDKLAHIAVERVRAELERIVLGPHPQRGLGLVARSGLLPRGKAPFPWTGSDMAAAAALTAGIGDLQDAHLRWALLLHALKQTASEAGELLRAWTFPGATCSAVAGVLRVREAWDAALAEVPPGSPGGTEALRRRWIAAVLACGQSAAEGWLTLLAALPQAAAPCAAGVAQPPAPALGAPDTGAPAAQRHNAPETGAPAAQRHNAPETGAPAAQRHNAPDACAPAAQRPTPALLRSWTAEMPLHTLAELAVTGNELAGALNKRPGPWLGERLQQLLLAAAAGDIPNDNQSLLQEAKRMDRNES from the coding sequence ATGGCCCCTTCCGGAATGGTTGCAGCGGGTAACCTGGTATTAGCGGGTCTCTTGGAGCAGGGATATGAGGCTTATTTTGTCGGAGGCTGCGTCCGTGATGAGCTGCTGGGCCGGCCGGTGCATGATATGGACCTGACGACTTCGGCGTGGCCTGAAGAGGTCATGGCTATTTTTCCGCGCTGCGTCCCAACCGGACTTGCGCATGGCACTATCACAGTTCTACAGGATGGCTGGAGCTTTGAAGTGACGACGTACCGGACGGAGAGCGGTTATGCAGACCACCGCCGTCCGGAGCAAGTTTTGTTTGTAAGTGATGTGAAGGAGGATCTGCGCCGCCGTGATTTCACGATCAATGCGATGTGCCGCGGATTGGATGGGGTTGTCGTTGATCCCTACGGCGGACAAGAGGACTCGGAGCGCCGGTTGATCCGCTGTGTGGGCGATGCCGAGGCCCGGTTCGGGGAGGATGCGCTGCGCATGCTGCGGTGCGTTCGCTTCGCCTCCGTTCTTGATTTCAGCATCGCCAAGAATACTTGGCGGGGGCTCCTGCGCCAGCGGGACAAGCTGGCGCATATTGCCGTAGAACGCGTTCGCGCGGAGCTTGAACGCATTGTCCTCGGCCCGCACCCGCAGCGCGGCCTCGGTCTCGTGGCGCGCAGCGGGCTGCTGCCGCGCGGCAAGGCGCCGTTCCCCTGGACCGGCAGCGACATGGCGGCAGCCGCCGCCCTGACGGCCGGGATCGGAGACCTGCAGGACGCCCACCTGCGGTGGGCGCTCCTGCTGCATGCCCTGAAGCAGACGGCCTCGGAGGCCGGCGAGCTGCTGCGGGCATGGACCTTTCCGGGGGCGACGTGCAGCGCTGTCGCCGGGGTGCTGCGCGTCCGCGAAGCGTGGGACGCGGCGCTTGCGGAGGTGCCGCCGGGTTCCCCTGGCGGCACAGAGGCCCTGCGGCGGCGGTGGATTGCCGCCGTGCTGGCCTGCGGCCAGTCAGCCGCCGAAGGGTGGCTGACGCTGCTTGCGGCGCTGCCGCAGGCCGCCGCGCCTTGCGCGGCAGGCGTTGCACAGCCGCCTGCGCCTGCACTGGGGGCGCCGGATACAGGCGCTCCTGCCGCGCAGCGGCATAACGCGCCGGAGACAGGCGCCCCCGCCGCGCAGCGGCATAACGCGCCGGAGACAGGCGCCCCCGCCGCGCAGCGGCATAACGCGCCGGATGCATGCGCCCCTGCCGCGCAGCGGCCCACCCCAGCCCTCCTGCGGTCCTGGACCGCGGAGATGCCGCTGCACACACTCGCGGAGCTCGCCGTGACGGGGAATGAGCTGGCCGGGGCGCTGAATAAGCGTCCGGGTCCGTGGCTGGGCGAGCGGCTGCAGCAGCTGCTGCTGGCTGCCGCTGCGGGTGACATTCCCAATGACAATCAATCATTGCTGCAGGAAGCAAAAAGGATGGATCGTAATGAATCGTAA
- the bshA gene encoding N-acetyl-alpha-D-glucosaminyl L-malate synthase BshA produces the protein MDRLKIGITCYPSLGGSGVVATELGKLLAEKGHEVHFITHSIPFRLGTFQKNIFYHEVEVNDYYVFRYPPYDLALATKMAQVAKMVGLDLFHVHYAVPHAVCAYLAKQMLGNDIKVVTTLHGTDITVLGQDESLKDLIRLGINESDAVTAVSQDLIKETRKVLDITREIDLTYNFVDKRVYYPRDVTDLRGDFAEPHEKILMHISNFRPVKRVSDVVDIFAKVSQELPSRLLLVGEGPELPKIQAKICEMGLEDKVRFLGKQDEIAQVISLADLLLLPSEKESFGLVALEAMACGVPTIGSEAGGIPELIQHGKTGFLAPIGDTATMAKYAVKLLSDPLMEEQFRAACLIRSCNDFSRDVITNQYEDIYYRVLGSKVHGLDTIQR, from the coding sequence ATGGACCGTTTGAAAATAGGCATCACCTGTTATCCGTCTCTTGGCGGCTCGGGTGTTGTGGCGACGGAACTGGGCAAGCTTCTGGCCGAGAAGGGCCATGAAGTCCATTTTATTACACATAGTATCCCGTTCCGGTTGGGAACGTTTCAGAAGAATATTTTTTATCATGAGGTTGAGGTCAACGATTATTACGTTTTCCGTTACCCGCCTTATGATCTGGCACTCGCGACCAAAATGGCTCAAGTAGCCAAAATGGTGGGACTGGACCTGTTCCATGTCCATTATGCGGTGCCGCATGCAGTATGCGCTTATCTCGCCAAACAGATGCTGGGCAATGATATCAAGGTAGTAACTACTCTGCACGGGACCGACATTACGGTTCTTGGACAGGATGAGTCGCTGAAGGACCTGATCCGGCTCGGTATCAACGAGAGCGATGCGGTGACAGCGGTTTCGCAGGATCTCATCAAAGAGACCCGCAAGGTGCTGGATATCACCCGGGAAATTGACCTGACCTATAATTTTGTCGACAAACGTGTGTATTATCCCCGGGATGTGACTGATCTGCGCGGGGACTTCGCGGAGCCGCATGAGAAAATTCTAATGCATATCAGCAACTTCCGGCCGGTTAAGCGGGTATCGGATGTGGTCGATATTTTTGCAAAAGTGAGCCAGGAGCTTCCTTCACGGCTGCTGCTGGTGGGGGAAGGGCCGGAACTGCCCAAAATCCAGGCAAAGATCTGTGAAATGGGGCTGGAAGACAAGGTTCGTTTCCTCGGCAAGCAGGATGAGATCGCCCAGGTGATTTCCCTGGCGGATCTACTGCTGCTGCCGTCGGAGAAGGAAAGCTTTGGTCTGGTGGCGCTGGAAGCGATGGCATGCGGGGTTCCGACCATCGGCTCTGAGGCCGGAGGCATTCCGGAACTGATCCAGCATGGCAAAACCGGGTTTCTGGCCCCGATCGGGGATACGGCTACCATGGCGAAGTATGCTGTAAAGCTGTTGTCTGATCCCCTGATGGAGGAGCAGTTCAGAGCAGCGTGTCTGATACGTTCCTGTAATGATTTCAGCAGAGATGTGATCACCAACCAATATGAAGATATCTATTACCGGGTGCTTGGAAGCAAGGTGCATGGTCTGGATACAATCCAGAGGTAG
- the bshB1 gene encoding bacillithiol biosynthesis deacetylase BshB1 codes for MKLDILVFGAHADDAEIGMAGTIAKHTAAGFKVGLCDLTAAEMSSNGTVERRRMEAQQAADLLGASVRTNLGLPDRGLYMTEEHLAAVTLEIRRFAPDIVFAPYWEDRHPDHIACSKLVEEAVFNAKLRKYMPDKPAVPAPQLYFYFINDLGRTDLIVDVTGQYSLKEQALSCYRSQFEKSPGEDVVSTPLNKGYIERVRSRDMLLGQRRLIPYAEGFASKVPHTVDLFTTPLNQS; via the coding sequence ATGAAGCTGGACATTCTTGTATTCGGTGCGCATGCTGACGATGCCGAAATCGGCATGGCCGGAACGATTGCCAAACATACGGCTGCAGGATTCAAGGTAGGCTTGTGTGATTTGACGGCGGCGGAAATGTCCTCGAACGGAACTGTGGAGCGCCGTAGAATGGAAGCCCAACAGGCTGCCGATCTGCTTGGTGCATCCGTTCGTACGAATCTGGGATTGCCGGACCGGGGACTATATATGACAGAGGAACATCTGGCGGCAGTGACGCTGGAGATCCGCCGGTTTGCTCCGGATATCGTATTTGCCCCTTATTGGGAAGACCGGCATCCGGATCATATCGCCTGCAGCAAGCTGGTGGAAGAAGCGGTTTTTAATGCCAAGCTGCGCAAATATATGCCGGACAAGCCTGCTGTCCCTGCGCCACAGCTGTATTTTTATTTCATTAATGATTTGGGGCGTACTGACCTTATTGTTGATGTGACCGGGCAATACAGCCTTAAAGAGCAGGCGTTGTCCTGCTACCGCTCACAATTTGAGAAAAGTCCGGGAGAGGACGTAGTGTCCACTCCTTTAAATAAAGGATATATCGAACGTGTCCGCTCCAGAGATATGCTGCTTGGACAGCGGCGGCTTATTCCTTACGCTGAGGGCTTCGCTAGCAAAGTGCCTCACACCGTTGATCTGTTCACTACACCGCTTAATCAATCCTGA
- the mgsA gene encoding methylglyoxal synthase gives MLKIAFIAHDRKKDEMVNFVTAYEHVFVGHQLYSTGTTGQRIMEVTKLSIHRYMSGPLGGDQQIGSMVAMDELDLIIFLRDPLMAQPHEPDITALLRLCDVYGIPVATNIATAEILVKAIDRGDFAWRELVHKYKPGVDE, from the coding sequence ATGTTGAAAATCGCATTTATCGCGCATGACCGGAAAAAAGATGAAATGGTTAATTTTGTAACTGCCTATGAGCATGTATTTGTCGGGCATCAGCTGTATTCAACGGGAACTACGGGTCAACGCATTATGGAAGTGACAAAGCTCTCTATCCACCGCTATATGTCCGGGCCGCTTGGCGGCGATCAGCAGATCGGTTCTATGGTGGCGATGGACGAGCTGGACCTGATTATTTTTCTGCGCGACCCGCTTATGGCACAGCCTCATGAACCGGATATTACAGCATTGCTTCGTCTTTGTGACGTATATGGTATCCCGGTGGCAACCAATATTGCCACAGCTGAGATTCTGGTCAAAGCCATCGACCGCGGCGACTTCGCCTGGCGTGAGCTTGTACATAAGTATAAGCCGGGTGTGGATGAATGA
- the dapB gene encoding 4-hydroxy-tetrahydrodipicolinate reductase yields MKAKIRVIVSGAGGRMGKEVVKLVLQDEELELAAAVDRSSSGSDAGRLVGLEESGIVVVSDLETALAESGGEVLVDFTTPQSAYPNTLLAIKYGVRPVIGTTGFSPEQITELDKQCRERGIGGLIAPNFSIGAILMMKFAAQAAKYFPHLEIIEYHGDQKLDAPSGTAIKTAEMISEVRQELRQGNPKEEEVIEGARGGYYNGFRIHSVRLPGVFAQEEVVFGGYGQSLKIRHDSYERAGYMPGVKMGVQKVMGYTGLIYGFEHFIE; encoded by the coding sequence GTGAAGGCCAAGATCAGAGTTATCGTCTCCGGTGCGGGAGGCAGAATGGGCAAAGAAGTTGTGAAGCTGGTACTGCAGGATGAAGAACTGGAGCTGGCTGCTGCTGTAGACCGATCGTCAAGCGGCAGCGATGCCGGCCGTCTGGTTGGATTGGAAGAGAGCGGCATTGTGGTTGTATCTGATTTGGAAACTGCCCTGGCAGAGAGCGGCGGAGAGGTTCTTGTGGATTTCACCACCCCGCAGTCGGCCTATCCTAATACACTACTTGCCATAAAATATGGAGTCCGTCCGGTAATCGGTACTACCGGGTTCTCTCCGGAACAGATTACTGAGTTGGACAAGCAATGCCGGGAACGGGGGATCGGAGGGCTCATTGCCCCCAACTTCTCGATCGGAGCCATTCTCATGATGAAATTTGCGGCTCAGGCGGCGAAATATTTTCCGCATCTGGAAATTATCGAATACCATGGGGACCAGAAGCTGGATGCTCCCTCAGGTACGGCAATTAAAACGGCAGAGATGATTTCAGAGGTAAGGCAGGAGCTGCGGCAGGGCAATCCGAAGGAAGAGGAAGTGATTGAGGGTGCGCGCGGAGGCTATTATAACGGGTTCCGCATTCACAGCGTCCGGCTTCCGGGTGTTTTTGCCCAGGAAGAAGTGGTTTTTGGCGGGTATGGGCAATCCCTCAAAATCCGTCATGATTCCTATGAGCGGGCAGGCTATATGCCAGGTGTCAAAATGGGAGTCCAGAAGGTAATGGGCTACACCGGATTAATTTATGGTTTTGAGCATTTTATTGAATAG
- a CDS encoding tetratricopeptide repeat protein translates to MDHNDYIKAAYRSILRSDFAEAITLFEKAIAASPDDAEVRYRCSITYARSGMLVKALEHVRAAVKLDGEKPEYRLHLQHLQALQFVQEAKKLLEDEVTETHNPYHPVTLLKEAIALDPLYGDAYVWLAIAHSRMNEHVQAIAALKEVMSLHPDDNGLRQLMKDLQKSLQKYIQ, encoded by the coding sequence ATGGATCATAACGACTATATCAAAGCGGCATACCGCTCCATACTCCGCAGTGACTTCGCCGAAGCGATCACATTGTTCGAAAAAGCAATTGCGGCCAGTCCGGACGATGCCGAAGTAAGGTACCGCTGCTCTATAACGTATGCCCGAAGCGGTATGCTGGTCAAAGCGCTGGAGCATGTCCGGGCGGCAGTGAAGCTGGACGGAGAGAAACCGGAGTATCGGCTCCACCTGCAGCATTTGCAGGCGCTGCAGTTCGTGCAGGAGGCCAAAAAGCTCCTGGAGGATGAAGTGACGGAGACCCATAACCCGTATCATCCGGTTACCTTATTGAAAGAAGCAATAGCTCTTGACCCCTTGTACGGGGATGCCTATGTTTGGCTTGCCATTGCACACAGCCGGATGAATGAGCATGTGCAGGCAATAGCCGCGCTAAAAGAAGTGATGTCGCTGCATCCTGATGATAACGGGCTGCGGCAGCTTATGAAGGACCTTCAGAAATCGTTGCAAAAATATATTCAGTAA
- a CDS encoding nucleotide pyrophosphohydrolase, translated as MDKSLGDIQREVDAYISQFKEGYFSPLSMLARMSEEVGELAREVNHQFGEKPKKVDEAENSIELELGDILFITVCFANSLGIDLTEAHNKVMHKFNTRDAGRWTPKNTD; from the coding sequence ATGGATAAAAGTCTTGGTGACATACAGCGTGAAGTTGATGCTTATATCTCACAATTTAAAGAAGGTTACTTCAGCCCGCTTTCCATGCTGGCCCGGATGTCGGAGGAGGTAGGCGAGCTTGCCCGGGAAGTTAACCATCAGTTTGGCGAAAAGCCCAAAAAAGTGGATGAAGCAGAAAATTCAATTGAGCTTGAACTGGGAGATATTTTGTTTATTACAGTTTGCTTTGCTAATTCACTGGGCATTGATCTAACTGAGGCTCACAATAAAGTGATGCATAAGTTCAATACCCGCGATGCCGGTCGATGGACTCCTAAAAACACCGATTAG
- a CDS encoding YitT family protein, with protein sequence MNSSSKVASTIVKTAAPIMLGAAVYAFGLLYFIIPNQLMEGGVTGITILLNYAFNIPIFLTTLLLNLPLFLLGWKVLGGRQIAYTGVGIGALSLFLWLFERMIDAGWIVTFSTEHDFILASLYAGVTLGLGLGIVFRFGGTTGGVDIVARILGRKFGWSMGQIILAVDVIIIGASLLYIPREKILYTLVAVFISSRVIDFIQEGAYAAKAFTIISDDAPQIADLITAEMDRGVTLIPAIGAYSKQAKYMVYCVVSRQEIRRLSQLVKSVDAKAFVIISDVHDVHGEGFRQT encoded by the coding sequence ATGAATTCATCTTCCAAAGTAGCTTCCACTATTGTCAAAACGGCAGCACCGATCATGCTGGGAGCCGCCGTATATGCTTTTGGCCTGCTCTATTTCATCATACCTAACCAGTTGATGGAAGGCGGCGTAACCGGGATAACCATCCTGCTTAACTATGCTTTCAATATCCCTATCTTTTTGACCACTTTGCTTCTCAACCTCCCGCTCTTTTTACTGGGCTGGAAAGTACTGGGCGGACGGCAAATCGCCTACACCGGTGTCGGGATCGGCGCATTGTCCCTTTTTCTCTGGCTGTTCGAGCGGATGATCGATGCCGGCTGGATCGTAACCTTCAGCACCGAGCATGATTTTATTCTCGCTTCATTATATGCAGGGGTTACGCTCGGTTTGGGACTGGGCATCGTGTTCCGTTTCGGAGGCACTACAGGCGGTGTAGATATTGTAGCCCGAATTCTCGGCCGCAAGTTCGGTTGGAGCATGGGGCAGATTATTCTGGCCGTCGACGTTATCATTATAGGCGCTTCACTGCTCTATATTCCCCGTGAAAAGATCCTTTACACTCTGGTGGCCGTCTTTATTTCTTCCCGTGTCATCGATTTCATTCAAGAGGGCGCCTATGCCGCCAAAGCCTTTACGATTATCAGTGACGACGCCCCGCAGATCGCCGATCTTATTACAGCAGAAATGGACCGGGGCGTAACTCTGATTCCAGCCATCGGCGCTTACTCCAAGCAAGCCAAGTATATGGTATACTGCGTAGTCTCCAGGCAGGAAATCCGCCGGCTGAGCCAGTTGGTCAAGTCGGTAGATGCCAAAGCGTTCGTCATCATCAGTGACGTTCACGATGTCCACGGCGAGGGCTTCCGGCAGACTTGA
- a CDS encoding sporulation protein YpjB yields the protein MPRRRYVVLTGLMLCWLLAGMNAGVGQADAKAAVQGAGGEVTVRAGGSAPSSATSLAPALTSRNAAQRLDEAAEALYGYVLEGDVMKARQESEKVAQIFLSTSFEGLTSVEGINAMSDVIIDLKATLAAAQIHPEQWEAAAAKLRLAANSLSHPRQPMWLQYYKLIREDLNDMEQNAAANDLKGWQNTLERLQSRYDNIRPAVIISLPPETVNAFDSWLSYAAGVPASSQPVSRARLLEIVSYGQDAARVMFGKEREEPALTLPLAQQGYGAWGLLAGGFIIAALAYAAFRKYRGENEDWKPV from the coding sequence ATGCCGCGCAGGAGATATGTTGTGCTGACAGGATTGATGTTGTGCTGGCTGCTGGCCGGCATGAATGCAGGTGTAGGTCAAGCGGATGCCAAGGCGGCTGTGCAAGGGGCAGGCGGTGAAGTCACTGTCCGGGCTGGTGGTTCCGCACCCAGTTCCGCAACCAGTCTTGCACCGGCGCTTACCAGCAGAAATGCTGCCCAGCGGCTGGATGAAGCGGCTGAGGCACTGTATGGTTATGTGCTAGAGGGTGACGTGATGAAGGCGAGGCAGGAGAGTGAGAAAGTTGCACAGATTTTTCTCTCCACTTCATTTGAAGGCCTGACTTCTGTGGAAGGAATAAATGCGATGTCTGATGTCATTATTGACTTGAAGGCAACGCTGGCCGCTGCGCAGATTCATCCGGAGCAATGGGAAGCTGCCGCCGCCAAGCTCCGGCTTGCGGCCAACAGTCTCAGCCATCCGCGCCAGCCAATGTGGCTGCAATATTACAAGCTGATCCGTGAGGATCTGAACGATATGGAGCAGAATGCTGCCGCAAATGATCTCAAAGGCTGGCAGAACACGCTGGAACGTCTGCAGAGCCGGTACGACAACATCCGGCCTGCGGTTATCATTTCCCTGCCGCCGGAAACGGTCAATGCCTTTGATTCCTGGCTGTCCTATGCAGCAGGAGTCCCAGCATCCTCACAGCCGGTGAGCCGCGCCCGTCTCCTGGAAATTGTCTCCTACGGGCAGGATGCGGCCCGGGTGATGTTCGGCAAAGAACGGGAGGAGCCGGCCTTGACCCTCCCGCTGGCCCAGCAGGGATATGGAGCCTGGGGCCTGCTGGCCGGAGGATTCATCATTGCCGCATTGGCCTACGCTGCGTTCCGCAAGTACCGTGGTGAGAATGAGGATTGGAAGCCGGTATAG
- a CDS encoding DUF1405 domain-containing protein, whose protein sequence is MPVHWFERLFRHRGVMWLLFIVNFLGTIYGYIWYGNQLEFTAGNYPVWLLPFVPDSPTASLFFTLALLLLLYPPKGIKGTLVRELIEALAVVTSVKYGIWAVSIIFAGGYQGDTVSWKDWMLVVSHTGMAVEALIYARFFSFRRMLPLALFWAFANDMVDYSKGVYPWLPDVLEDNVNEVQYFTIGLTFFSTAAAWLFGGRSRRTEPLDRPAVGRR, encoded by the coding sequence ATGCCGGTTCACTGGTTTGAGAGACTGTTTAGGCACCGGGGAGTCATGTGGCTGCTCTTTATTGTGAATTTCCTCGGGACGATTTACGGGTACATATGGTATGGCAATCAACTGGAATTTACAGCGGGTAATTATCCCGTATGGCTGCTTCCCTTTGTTCCGGACAGCCCGACTGCGAGCCTGTTTTTTACGCTTGCCTTGCTGCTGCTGCTCTATCCTCCAAAAGGGATCAAAGGAACACTCGTGCGCGAGCTGATTGAGGCGCTGGCGGTGGTTACATCCGTGAAATACGGCATTTGGGCGGTCAGCATCATTTTTGCCGGCGGATACCAGGGAGATACAGTGAGCTGGAAGGACTGGATGCTGGTGGTTTCCCACACCGGAATGGCGGTTGAGGCACTGATCTACGCGCGGTTTTTCTCCTTCCGCAGAATGCTTCCCCTGGCATTGTTCTGGGCATTTGCCAATGACATGGTGGATTACTCGAAGGGGGTTTATCCCTGGCTGCCGGATGTGCTGGAGGACAATGTGAACGAAGTCCAATATTTCACCATTGGCTTAACCTTCTTTAGCACTGCAGCAGCTTGGCTGTTCGGGGGAAGGTCCAGAAGGACTGAGCCGCTGGACAGGCCCGCTGTGGGACGACGCTGA
- a CDS encoding menaquinol-cytochrome c reductase cytochrome b/c subunit — translation MAHGDNSKEKIVYVGDSRVRRGSGFITPPDYTAYPGKSEAFIPNFLLKEWMVGVVVLVGILVLTISEPAPLGFPANANATVIPIPDWYFLFLYQYLKLPYASGDYIVLGTLGVTGVAFGSLLLAPFLDTGRERRFYRRPIASSLMFLSLIAIVYLTNTAWTEYKHEMAETGQIPEDVQREEKAAENKAKGLPTTSAVQAKKIAIVDKDDPAMGLFKQATCVTCHAVDMKGAGGPSLRGVGDTHDKEAILAIIKNGQGQMPPMHDTAIAAGLSEQDIDSLAAWLAKQKSEQ, via the coding sequence ATGGCTCACGGAGACAACTCCAAGGAAAAGATTGTATATGTGGGGGATTCACGGGTGCGCAGGGGCAGCGGCTTCATTACGCCGCCGGATTACACAGCCTATCCCGGAAAATCGGAAGCATTTATCCCTAACTTTCTGCTAAAGGAATGGATGGTGGGGGTAGTCGTGCTGGTGGGCATACTCGTTCTGACGATTTCTGAACCTGCCCCGCTGGGGTTCCCTGCAAATGCCAACGCCACGGTCATTCCGATTCCCGACTGGTATTTCCTGTTTCTGTACCAGTATTTGAAGCTGCCTTATGCATCCGGCGATTATATCGTGCTGGGAACACTTGGCGTGACCGGTGTAGCTTTTGGCTCGCTGCTGCTGGCTCCTTTTCTCGACACGGGCCGGGAGCGCCGCTTCTACCGCCGTCCGATTGCTTCCTCGCTGATGTTCCTGTCCCTGATCGCAATCGTCTATCTGACCAACACGGCCTGGACGGAATACAAGCATGAAATGGCCGAAACCGGCCAGATACCTGAAGATGTGCAGCGTGAGGAAAAAGCGGCTGAGAACAAGGCCAAGGGCTTGCCGACCACCAGTGCGGTGCAGGCCAAAAAAATTGCTATTGTGGACAAGGATGATCCGGCAATGGGGCTGTTCAAGCAAGCCACCTGCGTAACTTGCCATGCGGTGGATATGAAAGGTGCCGGAGGGCCGTCTCTGCGCGGTGTGGGCGACACCCATGATAAGGAAGCAATCCTCGCGATCATCAAAAATGGCCAGGGCCAGATGCCCCCGATGCACGATACTGCTATAGCAGCGGGGCTTAGCGAGCAGGATATTGACAGTCTGGCGGCCTGGCTTGCCAAACAAAAAAGCGAACAGTAA
- the qcrB gene encoding menaquinol-cytochrome c reductase cytochrome b subunit, whose protein sequence is MFKNVYNWIDERLDITPIWRDVADHEVPEHVNPAHHFSAFVYCFGGLTFFITVIQILSGMFLTMYYVPDIINAYASVEYLQTKVAFGQIVRGMHHWGASLVIVMMFLHTMRVFFTGSYKAPREMNWVVGMLIFFVMLGLGLTGYLLPWDNKAYFATKVTLEIANSVPVMGPVLKELMQGGTIVGAETLTRFFALHVFFLPAVLLILLVGHFIMIRRQGISGPL, encoded by the coding sequence ATGTTTAAAAATGTCTACAACTGGATTGATGAACGTCTGGATATTACGCCGATCTGGAGAGATGTCGCCGACCATGAAGTTCCTGAACATGTCAATCCGGCCCATCACTTTTCGGCATTTGTGTATTGCTTCGGCGGCCTTACTTTTTTTATTACCGTCATTCAAATCTTATCCGGCATGTTCCTCACGATGTATTATGTCCCGGATATTATCAACGCTTATGCCAGTGTGGAATATCTGCAGACCAAGGTTGCTTTCGGGCAAATTGTCCGCGGCATGCATCACTGGGGAGCGAGCCTCGTCATTGTCATGATGTTCCTGCATACCATGCGGGTATTCTTTACCGGATCGTATAAAGCTCCGCGTGAGATGAACTGGGTAGTGGGCATGCTGATTTTTTTCGTCATGCTGGGCCTTGGCCTCACCGGTTATCTGCTGCCTTGGGACAATAAAGCCTATTTTGCCACCAAGGTAACCCTTGAGATTGCAAATTCCGTACCGGTCATGGGGCCGGTGCTGAAGGAGCTGATGCAGGGCGGCACGATTGTCGGAGCGGAAACGCTGACCCGTTTTTTTGCACTCCATGTATTCTTTCTCCCGGCGGTCCTGCTTATTCTGCTCGTCGGACACTTTATTATGATCCGCAGACAGGGGATTTCTGGCCCGCTCTGA